The Pyxidicoccus trucidator sequence TCTACCACCACCGCGTCTCGAGTCAACCGCTTCGGCCGACCCACTGCTTTTCTGCCCCAGCTCCGTCTCCCGTTGAGACGGCTACCCGCTCCATCCACCTTCACGCCCGCCGGTTCACCACCACCTGCTTCTCGACCATCTATGGAGCCGCCCGGACAATGTCAACTTCCTGTCACGAGCTTCCCTGACTGCCCCTGGACCCTGCAGAGGTACTCCTCGCGGAGCACTTCGGACATGGACTCACGGTCCTATTCGCTCTTGCACAGAAAGCCGATGCCCCAGGAGGCGCCGGAGTGACGGCTGCGTTCCGCCGTCAGGTGGGCGGCTTATCCACCAACCGACCCGGGCGCGCAAGAAGTTTGATTCTCGCCACTTGCGCACCCCGGAGGCCGCCGCTGCCGTCCGGGTGTTGGGGGAAACCACCCTCCCCCTCCGGACCATTCCCGCCCCGGCGTCAGCCTCCGTCGCCGAGCCCCAGCTTCGAGACATCCACCCGACCCCGACGGCAGCGCTCCGCCGCCACCACGGAGCGCAGCTCGCCGTAGGCCCGCTCGAAGTCGTCATTCATGACGATGTAGTCGTACGAGGCGATTCCCCGCTCTATCTCCGAGCGGGCAGCCAGCAGCCGGCGTCGGATGGTCTCGTCGGAGTCCGTCTGACGATCTCTCAGGCGACGCTCCAACTCCTCCATGGAGGGGGGCAGCACGAAGACGAGCACCGCGTCTGGGTGCTTGCGCTTGATGGCCTGCCCGCCCTGCACGTCGATGTCGAAAATGGCCACGCTCTTCCGGGCGCGGGCCTCGTCCACCGCGGCCTGGGGGCTGCCGTAGAAGTGGTGGTGGACCTCGGCCCACTCCACGAACTCGCCCCGCTCAATCTTCTGCTGGAAGGCGGCGACGTCGACGAAGTGGTAGTCCACCCCGTCGCGCTCCTTCCCGCGGGGCCGCCGCGTGGTGACGCTGATGGAGAAGACCGCATCCGGCGTCTCCTTGAGGAGCCGGTGGGCAAGGGTGGTCTTCCCCGCCCCGGAAGGCGCGGAGAGGACGAGCAACAGACCAGGCTGGAGCACGGTGGGCGCGTTCATTCGACGTTCTGCACCTGTTCACGGATGCGCTCGACCTCGGCCTTCATCGAGACCACGCGCGCGGAGATTTCCGCGTGCTGGCTCTTGGAACCGGTCGTGTTCACCTCGCGGTGCATCTCCTGCACGAGAAAATCCATTCGGCGGCCAGCGGGCTCGCTGCTGGACATGAGGGCTCGGAACTGCTCGAGGTGGCTCGCGAGGCGGGTGACTTCCTCGGCGATGTCCGTGCGCTCGGCGAAGAGGGCCACCTCCTGCGCCAGCCGCTGCGGGTCCACCGCCACACCGCGCGCGAGCTCGGCGATACGGTCCGTGAGCCGCTGCTGGTAGTCCTGCACGGCGCGCGGGGCGAACTGCGCCACCTCGCGGCTCCAGCCCTCCAGCAGCTTCAGCCGGGCGTCGAGGTCCGCGTGGATGGCCTCGCCCTCGATGAGGCGCATCTTCTCCAGCGCGGTGAGGGCCTGGTCCAGCGCGGCTTGCACCGCCGGAGTGGCGGACTCCACGTCCACGCCCTTCTCCTCCAGGCGGACGACGCCGGGCTGATTGGCCACCTGGGACCAGGCGACATCCCCCACGAGGCCCAGCTCCTTGGCCAGCTCTCGGAAGGCGCGCACGTATTCGCGCGCCAGGCCCAGGTCCACCGTGGGCACCGTGCCGGAGGCAGTGGGGGATTGCCGCTTCACCAGCAGCTCCACCGAGCCGCGGGCCAGCCGGTCCTTCACCTGCTTCGAAACCGTTGGCTCCAGTGACGAGAGCTCACGTGGCAGGCGCGCCTTCACCTCGCAGAACTTGTGGTTGAGCGAGCGCAACTCGACGGAGACCTCTTCGTCCCCCACGCGCGCGCGGCCTGCTCCGAACCCGGTCATGCTCTTCAGCATTGGGCGGTTGCTAGGGGCTTTCGGCGCCCAGGTCAAGCCGCGCGCTTGCACGGCTTCTGATTCTGTGTAGGGTCCGCCGCCGAGATGTCCTGGCACAAGCGGCTCGAGCTGTGGGCGAAGCTGGCGCTGGCACTCGTGGCGTCTGCCCTCTTCTGGCGCCCCGGCCGCCGTCGCCGTCCTGGAAGTTCCCTGTCCGTCCCCCGGAAGGTGCTGCTCGTGCGGCCCGACAACCGCGTGGGCGAGGCGCTCCTCACCACCCCACTGATGCGCACCCTCAAGGCGCATGTGCACCCCGCCCCCGAGGTGCACGTGCTCGTCCATGCGAAGGTCGCGCGGGTCCTGGCGGGACACCCGGATGCGGACTCGGTCATCGCGTTCGACCGGCGGCGGCTCTGGCTGGGGCCGTTGGCGCCCGGGCTCCAGGCCCTGCGCCGCGAGCGCTATGACCTGGTGGTGGACTGCGCCAACTGGGAATCCCCCTCGGTGACGAGCGCGCTCGTGGCCCGCATGGCGGGGCCCCTCGCGGTGGTCATCGGCCCGGACGTGTGGCCGGTATCCCGCCTCCACTCCCTGTCCGTGCCCGCCCGCACGGACACCCGGAACGAGGCCGTGCAGCGCACGCACCTGCTCACGCCCGTCACGGGAGGCACGGTGGCGAGGGGGCTTTCCTTCCGGGAGCCGGCCGTGGGGCCCGCCATCCGCGCGTATCTGGAGGCGAATGCCGGCACCGCCGCCGCGGTCATCAACCCGGGCGGGCGCCTGGGCCCCCGGCGGATTCCGCCCCAGGCCTTCGCCGCCGCCGCGCGGACGCTGCTGGAGCTGGGGCGCGTCCCCGTCGTCACCTGGGGCCCGGGAGAGGAGGAGCTCGCCCGCTCCGTGGTGGAGGCCGCGCCCGGGGCCCGACTCGCGCCGCCCACCAACCTGGACGAGCTGGCCGCCCTCATGCGCGCCGCGGGCTTCACCGTGTGCAACAACACCGGGCCCATGCACCTGTCGGTCGCCGTCGGGGCCCCCACCCTGGCCTTCTTCCTCCGGATGGACATGGAGCGCTGGGGCCACGCCTACGCGCCCCACCGCATGGTGGACCTCACGGCGCTCGTGGATGGCGCGGGCGGGCAGGGCCTGGAGGCCCGGGCCTCGGACGAGGTGCGCGCCTTCGCCTCGGCCCTGCGTGAAGCAGGTGGCCGGTAACGACTACTCCGGCTCCCGCTCAGGTGCGGTCCGAGACATGCGCTCGGGTACCATTCGCGGGATTCCGTCCTCCACCGGCCACGCGCACCGACAGCGAGGGCAGTGGACCTCGGAGAGGGCCTCCTGCTCGTGCACCGTGATCGGGCCCTTGCATCGAGGACAGCCCAGCACGGCCCTCAGCACCGCATCCAGGGGCGGCACGGGCTACTTCGTGCCCTCGCGGCCGAGGCGCCGGGCGAGCTCCGTGGTGCTGTGGTCCTTCGGGTCGCCGGACACCGCCGTGCGCCCGCCGTAGGCACGGACCTCGTCCCCCTCGGGGATGCTCTCCGGCGTGTAGTCCGTGCCCTTCACGTGCACGTCCGGCTTGAGGGCGCGGATGATGGCTCGCACGTTGGGCTCGTCGAAGACAATCACCCGGTCCGTGCAGGCGAGCGCGGCCACCAGCTCCGCGCGCTCTGCCTCGGGGATGTGGGGGCGCCCCGGGCCCTTATAGGCCCGCGTGGACGCGTCCGAGTTCACCGCCACCACCAGCACGTCCGCCAGTGCCCGGGCGCCCTCCAGGTAGCGCACGTGGCCCACGTGCAGCAGGTCGAAGACGCCGTTGGCGAGGGCCACCGTGCGCCCCTCGGCCCTCCAGCGCTCGCGCTCCTCCGCCACCTTCGCCAGCGGTTGGAGCTTCTCCAGGGTGTTCATCGCGCGCTCCGCAGCTCTTCGAGCAGCTCTTCCCGGGACACCGTCGCGGTGCCCGGCTTCTGCACCACCAGCGAGCCGGCCACGTTCGCCAGCCGCGCCGCCTCACCGAACGAGGCGCCTGCCGCCAGCGACAGCGCGAAGGTCGCAATCACCGTGTCTCCCGCCCCCGTCACGTCCACCGCCGACTTCGCACCGTGCACTGGGATGTGGTCCACCCCGCCCTCCGCGTCGAAGAGCGTCATGCCGTGCCGGCCTCGCGTCACCAGCAGCGCGCGGCACCCGAGCCGGCGCACCGCCGTGTGCCCCGCCTCCAGCAGGTCCGCCTCCGTGCGCACCGGCCTCCCGGCGAGCGCCTCCAGCTCCGGCTCGTTGGGCTTGCACACCGTCAGGCCCGCGAACGACGAGAGCGCATAGCGGCTGTCCACGCACACGGGCAGGCCGTCCGCCGCAAGCCGCCGCAGCACCTCGCGCACCTCGTCTCCGAGCACGCCCGCGCCGTAGTCGGACACCACCACCGCATCCGCGTCCCGCGCCGCCGCCTCCACCTGCTTGGCCAGCGCCTTGCGCATGCGCGGGGGCAGCGAGCCTCGCTGGCCCCGGTCCAGCCGCAACATCTGCTGGCGCGTGGTGCTCACCCCGCCCGCGAGGATGCGTGTCTTCGTCTCCGTCTCGATGCCGCGCCCACTCACCGCGTGCAGGCGGATACCGGCCTCATCGAACAGGCGGCGCAGCGAGCGGCCCATCTCGTCCGTGCCGAGCGCACCCACCGCCGTCACCTGCCCGGAGAGCGCCCGGACGTTGGCCGCCACGTTGGCGCCGCCGCCCAGCTTCACCTCGGCGGACTCGTAGCGGACGATGAGCACCGGCGCCTCACGGCTCACCCGGTCCGTCTGACCGTAGATGTAGTGGTCGGCGACCAGGTCCCCGACCAGCAGCACCCTGCGGCGCGCGAAGGCGAGCGGCAGGCGCGTGGGCGAAGACAACGAGCGAGCGGGCGAGACTGCGGCCATGGCGGCGGTTTGTCCCACAGCCCTCCGCGCCTCACAAGTCGCGCGGCACGTCCGCCAGCCCGAGCGCCCGGCGCAGGTGGGACTCGCCCTCCAGCACTTCCACCCCCAGCCGGACCACCCACGCCTCGAAACCCGGTGGCAGACGCACCGCGTCCTTCTCCGTCGTCACCACCCGTGCGCCCTGCCGGGCCGCTCGGGCCCCGACAGCGCGCAGTTCGTCTGCCGTGAAGCGGTGGTGGTCGGGGAAGAGGGCCGCGTCGCGAACCTCCGTGCCGAGTGACTGCAGGGTCCGCAGGAAGCCCCCCGGGCGGGCGAGCCCCGCCAGCGCGAGCACCGGCTGCCCGGTCAGCGCGGCCGTCGGATGGATCTGGCCCGAGGGCTCCAACCACGCCGTGGGCAGGTAGCGCGTACGGACCCGGGGGACTCCCGTGCCCTCGGGAAGGTCCGGGCCTGGAGTGACCAGGGCCGGGTTTGTCGGAACAGTTGGCGCCGTGGAGGACGCCCGCATCCAGAGCAGCGTGGCGCGACGCAGGGACGAGCGAGGCTCACGCAACGGCCCCCGGGGGAGCATGTGGCCATTGCCCAGTCCCACGGACTCGTCTACCACGACGAGGTCCTCGTCACGCGCGAGCCGGCGGTGCTGGAAGCCGTCGTCGAGCAGCACCGTGTCCAGACCGAAGTCGTCGCGCGCCCGCAGGGCCCCGGACACACGGTCCGCACCCACGAAGAGGCGCACCTGGGGACAGCGGCGCGCGAGCAGCAGCGGCTCGTCACCCGCATCCTCGACCGAGGGCAGGGCCTCCGCGCCGGTGAAGGTCAGCGGCTCGCGCGAGCCCCGGCCGTAGCCTCGCGTGAGGATGCCGACCTTGCGGCCCTCGCGTACCAGCAGGTCCGCCAGGTGGAGCACCGCTGGCGTCTTGCCCGTGCCCCCCACGTTGAGGTTGCCCACGGAGATGACGCGCAGGCCCTCCACACGCTCGGCGCGCAGCAGTCCTGAATCGTAGAGGGCACCTCTCAGGCGCACCGCCGCGGCATAGGTCCACGACACCGCCGTGAGCGGTGACAGGAGCGCACGGCGTCCCCATGGCTCGGGAGCGGGCGGGTAGAAGACCCGCTCGATGGCCGTAGGGGCTTCGGGTGTCGACGGATTCACGGCGGGGGAGACCTGACCTGCTCCGGTTGATGCTCGCGTAGCTCGTAGGTACAGCAGCGCGCCTGGTCCATCTCCTCGAAGACCTCCAGGTGGAAATAGAAGCCGTGGCCCGCGAACGTGTGGGGAAGGTGTTGGAGGAACTGCTCCAGTTGCGACTCCGTATAGCGCTGGGGGACACGCCACACCACGCCGTACGCCTCCTCCGGCTCCACGTAGGACATGCCGAGCCCATGCAGCAGTCGCACCGTGGTCTTCAGGTCATGCACGAGAGTGATGGTCAAGTCGTAGACCTGGTACCGGAACCCCTTCGCGTACATGCGCAGGTTCCGTTCGAGGGGAAATGCCGACCCGAACTCGTGCACACGTCCCGTCTCCCGGTCCACGACGAAGCCGCCGTTGCCCATCAACAGGTGCAGGGGATTCCCTGTCTCGAGGTACTGCTTGGGCTGGGCAAGGAAGTACCAGCCGAAGGGCAACTCTCGCGTCATGGACTCGATGAGCCCACAGTCTGGCCGAAGATGCGCCAGTGCGATGCGCAGGGCGTCTTTGTAGGTCAGCACGCTCCAGCCCTCCTACGCGCGCGGACCGCTTCCAACGGCCTCTTCCA is a genomic window containing:
- the lpxK gene encoding tetraacyldisaccharide 4'-kinase gives rise to the protein MNPSTPEAPTAIERVFYPPAPEPWGRRALLSPLTAVSWTYAAAVRLRGALYDSGLLRAERVEGLRVISVGNLNVGGTGKTPAVLHLADLLVREGRKVGILTRGYGRGSREPLTFTGAEALPSVEDAGDEPLLLARRCPQVRLFVGADRVSGALRARDDFGLDTVLLDDGFQHRRLARDEDLVVVDESVGLGNGHMLPRGPLREPRSSLRRATLLWMRASSTAPTVPTNPALVTPGPDLPEGTGVPRVRTRYLPTAWLEPSGQIHPTAALTGQPVLALAGLARPGGFLRTLQSLGTEVRDAALFPDHHRFTADELRAVGARAARQGARVVTTEKDAVRLPPGFEAWVVRLGVEVLEGESHLRRALGLADVPRDL
- a CDS encoding bifunctional heptose 7-phosphate kinase/heptose 1-phosphate adenyltransferase: MAAVSPARSLSSPTRLPLAFARRRVLLVGDLVADHYIYGQTDRVSREAPVLIVRYESAEVKLGGGANVAANVRALSGQVTAVGALGTDEMGRSLRRLFDEAGIRLHAVSGRGIETETKTRILAGGVSTTRQQMLRLDRGQRGSLPPRMRKALAKQVEAAARDADAVVVSDYGAGVLGDEVREVLRRLAADGLPVCVDSRYALSSFAGLTVCKPNEPELEALAGRPVRTEADLLEAGHTAVRRLGCRALLVTRGRHGMTLFDAEGGVDHIPVHGAKSAVDVTGAGDTVIATFALSLAAGASFGEAARLANVAGSLVVQKPGTATVSREELLEELRSAR
- a CDS encoding Trm112 family protein, whose translation is MPPLDAVLRAVLGCPRCKGPITVHEQEALSEVHCPRCRCAWPVEDGIPRMVPERMSRTAPEREPE
- a CDS encoding YrhB domain-containing protein, whose amino-acid sequence is MLTYKDALRIALAHLRPDCGLIESMTRELPFGWYFLAQPKQYLETGNPLHLLMGNGGFVVDRETGRVHEFGSAFPLERNLRMYAKGFRYQVYDLTITLVHDLKTTVRLLHGLGMSYVEPEEAYGVVWRVPQRYTESQLEQFLQHLPHTFAGHGFYFHLEVFEEMDQARCCTYELREHQPEQVRSPPP
- a CDS encoding YicC/YloC family endoribonuclease: MLKSMTGFGAGRARVGDEEVSVELRSLNHKFCEVKARLPRELSSLEPTVSKQVKDRLARGSVELLVKRQSPTASGTVPTVDLGLAREYVRAFRELAKELGLVGDVAWSQVANQPGVVRLEEKGVDVESATPAVQAALDQALTALEKMRLIEGEAIHADLDARLKLLEGWSREVAQFAPRAVQDYQQRLTDRIAELARGVAVDPQRLAQEVALFAERTDIAEEVTRLASHLEQFRALMSSSEPAGRRMDFLVQEMHREVNTTGSKSQHAEISARVVSMKAEVERIREQVQNVE
- the gmk gene encoding guanylate kinase, with the protein product MNAPTVLQPGLLLVLSAPSGAGKTTLAHRLLKETPDAVFSISVTTRRPRGKERDGVDYHFVDVAAFQQKIERGEFVEWAEVHHHFYGSPQAAVDEARARKSVAIFDIDVQGGQAIKRKHPDAVLVFVLPPSMEELERRLRDRQTDSDETIRRRLLAARSEIERGIASYDYIVMNDDFERAYGELRSVVAAERCRRGRVDVSKLGLGDGG
- a CDS encoding adenylyltransferase/cytidyltransferase family protein; the protein is MNTLEKLQPLAKVAEERERWRAEGRTVALANGVFDLLHVGHVRYLEGARALADVLVVAVNSDASTRAYKGPGRPHIPEAERAELVAALACTDRVIVFDEPNVRAIIRALKPDVHVKGTDYTPESIPEGDEVRAYGGRTAVSGDPKDHSTTELARRLGREGTK
- a CDS encoding glycosyltransferase family 9 protein — protein: MSWHKRLELWAKLALALVASALFWRPGRRRRPGSSLSVPRKVLLVRPDNRVGEALLTTPLMRTLKAHVHPAPEVHVLVHAKVARVLAGHPDADSVIAFDRRRLWLGPLAPGLQALRRERYDLVVDCANWESPSVTSALVARMAGPLAVVIGPDVWPVSRLHSLSVPARTDTRNEAVQRTHLLTPVTGGTVARGLSFREPAVGPAIRAYLEANAGTAAAVINPGGRLGPRRIPPQAFAAAARTLLELGRVPVVTWGPGEEELARSVVEAAPGARLAPPTNLDELAALMRAAGFTVCNNTGPMHLSVAVGAPTLAFFLRMDMERWGHAYAPHRMVDLTALVDGAGGQGLEARASDEVRAFASALREAGGR